The following are encoded in a window of Acropora muricata isolate sample 2 chromosome 6, ASM3666990v1, whole genome shotgun sequence genomic DNA:
- the LOC136919998 gene encoding BICD family-like cargo adapter 1: MRLEMEGKKEELRKLEEQNKEWANKLSALKAEIQLKDESVQNQEKGRQERAVEQLKVQLSKAIQEKEELKASVDELNTKLQAELSTKEYFERALIEAKNTLASNKEKVGFKTDCTATKRTVGRENKAGIQQYKNGCHACMQLHVSKAEKVAKLY, translated from the exons ATGAGgttggaaatggaaggaaagaAG GAAGAGTTAAGGAAACTTGAGGAACAGAACAAGGAATGGGCAAA CAAACTGTCAGCCCTGAAAGCAGAGATTCAACTCAAAGATGAATCAGTACAAAATCAG GAAAAAGGAAGACAGGAAAG AGCTGTTGAACAGTTAAAAGTTCAACTTTCCAAAGCAATTCAAGAG AAGGAAGAACTTAAAGCCTCAGTGGATGAGCTGAATACCAAGTTGCAG GCTGAATTGAGCACCAAGGAATATTTTGAAAG GGCATTGATTGAAGCAAAGAATACTCTGGCATCAAATAAGGAGAAGGTAGGCTTCAAAACTGACTGCACAGCTACAAAAAGGACAGTAGGCAGAGAAAATAAGGCAGGGATTCAACAATATAAAAATGGCTGccatgcatgcatgcagttACATGTAAGCAAAGCTGAAAAAGTTGCTAAGTTGTATTGA
- the LOC136920021 gene encoding chromosome partition protein Smc-like, which translates to MRGIRLLRELDVEEEELKKVTKETNQTYDDQKKMRLEMEGKKEKLRKLEEQNKEWANKLSALKAEIQLKDESVQNQEKGRQERAVEELKVQLSKAIQEKEELQASVDELHTKMQAELSTKEYFERALIEAKNTLASNKEKLANLEEENKQLERNLMEAQEQLEKAKEKSDALDKEHKELQEMGQTLKRKEQFKNDLYDTVRKIQENLTELERQGQEKKIEFMTLKDKMKDEMRQKDSELDELNKTLQKLEVNIQLICTGYQLNTIKDQWTTVASIAASGFQKAHHYTQLSP; encoded by the exons atgagaggaatt AGGTTGTTGAGAGAACTGGATGTTGAGGAGGAAGAACTTAAGAAGGTCACAAAAGAGACCAA TCAGACGTATGATGACCAGAAGAAAATGAGgttggaaatggaaggaaagaAG GAAAAGTTAAGGAAACTTGAGGAACAGAACAAGGAATGGGCAAA CAAACTTTCAGCCCTGAAAGCAGAGATTCAACTCAAAGATGAATCAGTGCAAAATCAG GAAAAAGGAAGACAGGAAAG AGCTGTTGAAGAGTTAAAAGTTCAACTTTCCAAGGCAATTCAAGAG AAGGAAGAACTTCAGGCCTCAGTGGATGAGCTGCATACCAAGATGCAG GCTGAATTGAGCACCAAGGAATATTTTGAAAG GGCATTGATTGAAGCAAAGAATACTCTGGCATCAAATAAGGAGAAG TTGGCCAACCTTGAGGAAGAGAACAAGCAGTTAGAAAG AAACTTGATGGAGGCCCAAGAGCAGCTTGAGAAGGCGAAAGAAAAA AGTGATGCGTTGGACAAAGAACACAAGGAACTTCAG GAAATGGGCCAAACTTTGAAACG GAAGGAACAGTTTAAGAATGACCTGTATGACACTGTGAGG aaaatacaagaaaaccTTACAGAACTGGAAAG ACAAggacaggaaaagaaaattgagttCATGACTTTGAAAGATAAG ATGAAAGATGAGATGCGCCAAAAAGACAG TGAACTTGATGAACTGAACAAAACACTGCAGAAGCTTGAGGTAAATATACAACTTATATGTACTGGATATCAACTAAACACAATCAAAGACCAGTGGACTACGGTCGCTTCAATTGCAGCATCTGGTTTCCAGAAAGCACACCACTATACACAGCTTTCTCCCTGA